In Holophagales bacterium, the DNA window GCACCGGGCGTGGACTACACGCTGCCGAAAGAAGAGGAGATCAAGGCGGTCCTCGACCGGGTCCGCGGCCACTTCGAGAGGGCGACGCCGTACGCGATCCTCGATTCGGAGACGGGCGAGAAGGTCACCGACCTCGGCAAGCCGCGCAAGAGCGTCGGGATCGACAACCGGCACGGCGAGTACAACGACTGGACCTACTCGATGGGGGTCGTCCTCGCCGGGATGATCCAGGTGACGGAAGTGACGGGCGACGAGCGCTTCGCCGCCTACACGCTGAGGAACTTCGACTTCATCTTCGACCACCTCCCGTACTTCCGGGCGCAGGCGAAGGAGTTCGGGCCGCAGAAGGACGGCTACCGCCGCCTCCTCGACATGCACGAGCTGGACGACTGCGGCGCGATCGGCGCGGCGCTGGTGCGGGCCTACGGGCGGAAGAAGGACCCGCGCTACCGGGAGGGAATCGACCTCGTCGCCGCGCACATCGCGAAGAAGCAGCCGCGCCTCCCCGACGGGACGCTCTGCCGTCCGCGGCCGCAGCCCGTCTCGCTCTGGATCGACGACGCCTACATGAGCATCCCGTTCCTCGCGCAGATGGGGGCGTTCACGGGCGAGAAGGCGTTCTTCGACGACGCCGCGCGGCAGGTCATCGGGATGTCGGCGCGCCTCTTCCACACCGACGCCGGGCTCTACGACCACTCCTGGTACGAGAACGCGCTGCCGACCGACCCGACGTTCTACTGGGGGCGCGGCGCCGGCTGGATGCTCATGTCGATGGCCGAGCTCCTCTCCGTGATGCCCCAGGACCACCCCGACCGGCCGAAGGTCCTCGACCAGTACCGGCGGGCGGTCCAGGGGGTCGGCGCGGTGCAGGGGGGGACGGGGCTCTGGCACCAGCTCCTCGACCGGGAGGACAGCTACCTCGAGACGTCGGCCTCTGCGATGTTCACGTTCGCCATCGCCCGGGGCGTGAACCGCGGCTGGCTCTCGACGGCCTGGGCGCCGGTCGCCCAGACCGGCTGGCAGGCCGTCGCGCGGCGGGTGCGCTCCGACGGGCAGATCGAGGGGATCTGCGTCGGCACGACGGCGGCGTACGACGCGGTCTACTACTACAACCGCCCGACGGAGCTGGGCGCGATGCAGGGCTACGGGGCGACGCTGATGGCCGGCGCCGAGGTGATGACGATGCTGCGCTCCTTCGACGTCGAGAAGAAGCTGAACACGTTCCACTGGCGGGTGCGCAAGAAAGCCCGCGCGGAGGGGTTCGGGGAACCCGGCGTCCGGGTTCCCCGAGAACAAGGACAGCAAAGCCCCCGTGTCCCCGGTTCACCGCAATCGCGGGGCGAGCGCAGCACGGTGGGAAACTAGGAAGACCGCCGTGAAGCTCGAGCACGTCGCCCTCCTCGTCGCCGACCCGCCCGCCATGGCACGCTGGTACGAGGATCATCTCGGGATGAAGGTCGTGAGGAAGAGCGACGAGGCCCCTGGCTTCGCGCGCTTCCTGGCCGATGCGGGCGGGGAGTCGATCCTCGAGACGTACGCGTCGGACGTCCATCCCGTTCCCGACTATCGAGGCGTCGACCCCGCGCTCCTGCACGTCGCTTTCGCGACGACCCAGATCGCGGCGACACGCGGCCGGCTGATCGCCGCGGGGGCGACACCGGTGGGAGAGATCACGGAGAATGCTGCCGGGGACCGGTTCGCGATGCTGCGCGACCCCTGGGGGCTCGCGCTCCAGCTGGCGCAACGCGTGCGGCCGCTCGCCGGCTGACGCACAGGAGGAATGGTCGTGACGAACGGAACTTCGGGGATCGCGGAGACGGCAGACATCGGCCTCGTCGGCCTGGCGGTCATGGGCGAGAACCTCGTCCTCAACATGGAGAGCCGCGGGTTCACCGTCGCGGTCTTCAACCGGAGCGTCGAGAAAGTCGACGCCTTCGTCTCGGGGCGGGCGAAGGGAAAGAAGATCGTCGGGACGAGGTCCATCGCCGAGCTCGTCTCCTCGCTGAAGCGGCCGCGGCGCGTCATGCTCATGGTGAAGGCCGGAAAGCCGGTCGACGACCTCATCGAGCAGCTTCTGCCTCTCCTTTCGCCGGGCGACATCGTCATCGACGGCGGCAACTCGCACTTCCCCGACTCGATCCGGCGGACGAAGGACCTGGAGGCGAAGGGCTTTCTCTTCGTCGGGACCGGCGTCTCGGGCGGAGAGGAAGGGGCCCTGCTTGGGCCGTCGATCATGCCCGGCGGCTCCCCGGCCGCCTGGCCGCACGTGGCGCCGATCTTCCAGGCCATCGCCGCGAAGGTCGAGGACGGGACGCCCTGCTGCGACTGGGTCGGCAGCGACGGCGCCGGCCACTTCGTGAAGATGGTCCACAACGGGATCGAGTACGGCGACATGCAGCTCATCTGCGAGGCCTACCAGGTCATGTCGCAGCTCCTCGGGATGGGCGCGCCCGAGATGCACGAGGTCTTCGCCCGGTGGAACGAGGGCGACCTCGACAGCTACCTGATCGAGATCACGCGCGACATCCTCGCCTTCCGCGACGCGGACGGGAGCCCGCTCGTCGACTCGATCCTCGACACGGCGGGGCAGAAGGGGACGGGCAAGTGGACGAGCGTCACCGCGCTCGACCTCGGCGTCCCGCTCACGCTCATCAGCGAGGCGGTCTACGGCCGCTGCCTCTCGGCCATGAAGGACGAGCGGGTCGCGGCGTCGAAGGTCCTGACCGGTCCCGGGCCGTCCTTCACCGGCGACCGG includes these proteins:
- a CDS encoding glycoside hydrolase family 88 protein, producing MPGRDFLVPALVLVLVLVLGAACGAPLAAQAPGSADPVVTTGRSEATFQQPSLAPGVDYTLPKEEEIKAVLDRVRGHFERATPYAILDSETGEKVTDLGKPRKSVGIDNRHGEYNDWTYSMGVVLAGMIQVTEVTGDERFAAYTLRNFDFIFDHLPYFRAQAKEFGPQKDGYRRLLDMHELDDCGAIGAALVRAYGRKKDPRYREGIDLVAAHIAKKQPRLPDGTLCRPRPQPVSLWIDDAYMSIPFLAQMGAFTGEKAFFDDAARQVIGMSARLFHTDAGLYDHSWYENALPTDPTFYWGRGAGWMLMSMAELLSVMPQDHPDRPKVLDQYRRAVQGVGAVQGGTGLWHQLLDREDSYLETSASAMFTFAIARGVNRGWLSTAWAPVAQTGWQAVARRVRSDGQIEGICVGTTAAYDAVYYYNRPTELGAMQGYGATLMAGAEVMTMLRSFDVEKKLNTFHWRVRKKARAEGFGEPGVRVPREQGQQSPRVPGSPQSRGERSTVGN
- a CDS encoding VOC family protein, which produces MKLEHVALLVADPPAMARWYEDHLGMKVVRKSDEAPGFARFLADAGGESILETYASDVHPVPDYRGVDPALLHVAFATTQIAATRGRLIAAGATPVGEITENAAGDRFAMLRDPWGLALQLAQRVRPLAG
- the gnd gene encoding decarboxylating NADP(+)-dependent phosphogluconate dehydrogenase encodes the protein MVVTNGTSGIAETADIGLVGLAVMGENLVLNMESRGFTVAVFNRSVEKVDAFVSGRAKGKKIVGTRSIAELVSSLKRPRRVMLMVKAGKPVDDLIEQLLPLLSPGDIVIDGGNSHFPDSIRRTKDLEAKGFLFVGTGVSGGEEGALLGPSIMPGGSPAAWPHVAPIFQAIAAKVEDGTPCCDWVGSDGAGHFVKMVHNGIEYGDMQLICEAYQVMSQLLGMGAPEMHEVFARWNEGDLDSYLIEITRDILAFRDADGSPLVDSILDTAGQKGTGKWTSVTALDLGVPLTLISEAVYGRCLSAMKDERVAASKVLTGPGPSFTGDRAALLADLEKALYASKLVSYAQGFALMQAAAVEYGWSLKYGSIALMWRGGCIIRSAFLGKIKSAFDASPDLPNLLVDPYFRGKVEEAQAAWRRVVSAAVLGGVWVPAFSTALNYFDGYRCARLPANLLQAQRDYFGAHQYERVDRPRGEFFHTNWTGRGGSTASSTYGA